CAGCATCTGTCCTGTGTATCTTAGATAAAcatgaatataaaataaaataaaaataaaatatggatataaataaaataaaataaaaaaaaaataaaataaaaataaaataaaataaaaaatatggaCTATAAATATCATTAAATATATtgttataaatattattatgtgCACCACTTGTaccattaatattattaaatatgaatataaaataaatataaggtGATAATTACTAggatggggcgggtgtggcgcagtcggtcagaggtccgttgtagccacacggtcgagggttcgaattcgccccagtgctcaccaagcctttcatccctccgggatcgataaattagtaccagacttatctgggaggataaaaacactgacttgatcatcggctggcccccgcaaacCATTCTTTaagccaacacgcgttccaaaacctcaacgatcacgaattccagtaaaacgcgttggcgcatcccaagtggattgatacgccagtgactttaatTACTAGGATGAGAGACCAAGACTGATATTAAAAAGTTTACACGGATGACTAACTCTCAGAATAAATAACTCTTAGAGAAGTCCACCCACATATCCCTTATATTTAACCtaacttttacttttcttgcTCGATTGGGAACACAAGTAAAAAAATCGACGAAACAAGACACTGGTAAGAAATTTACGGAGTTAAAAGCGAAACGCTGAATgcataattttaattattaattggtttttcttccatgTACCAGAGAAATCAGGAATTTCTTCCTACTCGTTTTTCCTTTGACTTTCGATGCCTTCTTGCAAAATTCCCCCTCAGGCAACAATATGGGggagggggggaggggggttgTTGGGCTGTTTAATAATCTTCGGAAATTTCCGTTATTAATATcgatattgatattgatattgGTACATCGATTTGACATATTGATACATATTTTTGACACTCATTTTTAATACAGCTCCAAAAATTCgcaaaattttcgaacaattAAACTTTACTAGCAACATTTGATCATatgattttcattttactgTAAAAATGACCGTAAATTTCTATGGATACTTAAGATTGTGACCTTAAATTAGACATCAGAGAGGTTCGATGAGTGAAAAGTGACCTCGATACTGCGGCAATAAGTGCCACTTGAAAGGAATACCACTTCAACTAGAGAAAGTAGACATAAAAACGAGGTCCTCATTAAATTTTTCCCTCTACATATGAGGAGTTCGACGAAAAAGTGACATGGAAGATATGTGAGCGAATCAGCTTCAGTCTGGAATTTTCCAATCCACTTCCTGCAATTTTCAGCAATATTTCActatttaaaatgaattttactCGTAGAATCGACTAGAGGAGTAAAATTTAGAAACTTTATATCAGGGTCAGCTTTAATGGGAACTTTTcactttagaaaaattttagaaaatcgatttgtaaaaaataaatatagaaaataacgTAACAGAtagataaaatattataagATATAGGCATATCAAATAGGATAAaaatgtgttatttttttagataaaataaagtagTCATGGGAaatagttaaataaataaataaataaacagttaAAATAGTCATAAAAAATGCCATGGTCTTCAAAACTTCCCCCAGAAAAATTTTGTCTTCAGTCGATAATAtttctacaacaaaaaaaaaaggttggaaGAATTTCTCGACAAAAAGGTTAgcgaagtaaaaaagaaaaaaatgttggtagaaaaaagaaatttgtgcaCGTACTTTTTACAAAATGCGTCCGCGACGAGACTAATTCGATTGTTTTAATGGGAGCTCGTTCGTTACACGTCGCTCGAGGTGGCACGAATAATTGCTTTACCCTTTAGCACGTGCACAATATTCTCGTTTCtactaactttttttctttttacttactttttttttcttttttttacatattcttttcctagttttttatttgcttacttttttacttactCTTTTCTTAGTTTCTTACTTTCTTACTTCTTTGCTTACTCTCTTTTTAcgtttttacttattcttttcctggttttttttttactttcttactttttcccTTACTCTTTTCTTAGTTtacttgctgtttttttttaatttttttctttctaaaaaaaaaaaacaaaatcaagtcGGGAAATTTTGATGGAATCTTCGTCAACAATCGTTTCAGGTTTTTTCTCGATTCGATCCAACTCAATTCCATGACATGATTTCAAATGTCAACCAATTtgtcaattttcaattcaacaACTTGAAATTTCCCTTGATTCCGGAACTTGGTAGCTTTTCGATTAATCGATgtatttctccagaaatagGGATTCTGGAAACCATAACtctatagaaaaaatagtattaaaaagaaaagacttgTACAATACGTATAGAAAGCCATTGAaacagcggttttttttttttcaaaagaatttccaCGTTTGTTTGTATTGTCCCATAAGATATTCTCGATCTAGCATTAGACAGAACTCCCAAAAATCCTACACTGAACGCTGGCGTGGTATGAATTTTCGTTGGGGTATATCTATGTcgggtcgtggattatgtaTACAGGGATGATTCCGCTCCCCTCTCCTTGcttcactgtaaacagacgagTCCGAAACGCTGCTTTCTACGACGTGGTCTATTGCAACACGCCACCCTgacgccccgcccccgcctgcgattcgtcgaatgaaatgaattgcttcCCATGGGgacgtccgaatgggttttcgacgaatcgcaggcgggggcgggacTTGCAAGTGTTGCGCATTACAACAGGAGCCGTCGGAACAAGGAACAGCGTTCCGGGATCGTTCGTTCATTGTGATACAGGGggagatgaacggaattacCCGTTTCTCCGATCAATCTACGATCCGGTATAGgaattacccgcctgaaacccgtaccacccccaGATTCGTGACTGAGAGTGGTTAAATACGGTATCATGATGTACAGTACGTAATTGCACGCGATATTCGATCACAAATTAAAAGATACTGTTTTGATGATGATACCGTATTTATAATCACTAAAtttatgcttattttttttgtgttacttTCTTATACACCTATTTATAAAGTCGATTCGAGATCAATTGGACAACGAGAaaactctttttaaaaaaactgaaaatttggAATGAAAACAATCCGGTCCCTCTCTCTGCTCATTTTAAGTGAATATAATTGTTAACAAcagcataaataaataaataagatgttttatgtatgtatatatatatcccTAGGCAACAAAAACTGTATGTCTGGAATTTCTGGTCATAGCTGGAAAAGTGAAACACTGAAAAACTCTGCACTTAACAACCTACTACTATCTAAATCACAAAAACATGAACTTCACGTCCCATTATGCGTTTGCAGGTGGAAGCGaagaaattattgatttctaaaaaaagtttttagttttgtaatcttttatttataaaaGTTGGGGAGTGGTTACTTAAGGTATAAAGCTTAAAATGTCCTCGAAACTTGGGATATCTTAACTTGGGACTTAAGATGCCCTCGAAAACATTTCCTTATttgtaaatttaaattaaatcgCACCTTTATGTACGtatataaatatgaatttaTGTAATATGTACGAATATGTATTTAAATTATATTGAATTTATAAATTGtctatgaataaaaaataaagaaatatgaaaaaaaaacattcagtcATAGGATAGTCTAGGTCAGATGCACTTTGGTCGAGTCAGAACGGCTTGAACCCGGATGTAACCGGTtgaccaaaaacaaaaaaaaactcgaaatggGACCTTCGCCGGCCCCAATCGGAGTTACTCTCTGCAGTAGGATTGGAGCCGGGGAGGGTCCCACCCCGACCACTCACCCAGTGGCCGGAAGCCTGAGATCATTTTGACTCGATTTCGCAtaacttttgaaaacaaatagatgtttgaaatattttatttgcttaaaaataaatgcattttTCCGAATATTTTATCTACctcaaaaaatattgaaatataatattaaaataaaatataatatagtataggAATATTTTATCTAccttaaaaattcatttaagaTTTCTAAGACATCCCTTCAAtacatctttttaaaaatagttacGGTAGCCATGTGCTAATAAAATTGACTACAGAGCTTTTTCTCTTACTTACTGCTCTACTTTAACGAAATTATTCAGCTTACCTTATGTGGAGCTCGAAGTGTACGTATAACTTCAGGCAATTGATCCGCAATAGTGACATGTATCCGAAAAGCGAACGTGACCGGACGCATCGGTTCCAGGAAAGCGTTCGATGTTGAGGCGAACGGATCGCTGTCATCTACGTACTGTACGCGACATGTGTACGTATCATCAGCCATCGCGAGCGACTTTACGTCGCGATACGCCACGATTTCACCTGGAACGGTGGAATTTTAGTCAGCGCTCAGATCAGTGGAGGCTAGACGACGTCACTTCAGaggtgaaaacaacaaaataacgaTATGACGAATAAAATACAATGGGTATGGGATCATGTTCAACTTCAACGAAGCAATTccataataatgaaaaatagaataatgaaaaaagataaaaaagacgAAGAGGAGAAAGCCCTGagacaagaaaatgaaaaaaaatgagaaatgaagtagtaaaaaattattagattCAACGTGGAACAttttcaattaggaagaattcaACTTCTTAGaaacttcttttgaaatttcttataagaaaacaaaatcgatgaaatcGAAGCAAGATGTAAgttagaaaattctggaataatATGGTAGAAGGTTAGAAAACTGTGAATTATTCTACGTTTACAGTTCAATCAATAATGTGcgatgcacgcgccgcgtctcaTTGTCGCGAGTCTGTATGCATGGGATCTACCGTAGACGTACGATGCGCGACGGGACCCACGGCTGACATTGTCGATGGAGCAACGTCTTTCGATAAGATACTATCATTTACGATCCCGCCAACAACAAGTAGAGCGCTCGAGTCGGCGCCGTTTTGTACGTAACAGTTGACGCATTTGCGTAACAGCAACTGAACAAttgttttctgaaaagaacaCGGATATCGTTTCCGGATCTTTTCTCAAACTATCGATCGATGTGATGATAGGagttggtaaaaaaaaacaggaactcTTCTACATCGCAATGCTTCAAATTTCGATTCGTTAACTACAGATATATCCAAACTTGTTAAATTCACGCCTGTGCTCCTCACAGCGAcagaaaacctcaaaagaaAGTAGTATTATCCGTGCCCAATtctaaattaagaaaaaaatcaaatcaaatcaaaacttGTACAGGAagtgaaattaagaaaaaaaattaaaaattaaaaattaaatcaaaaattccagTACAAGTCGAATTagttacaaagaaaaacagggaaagaaaagaaagaaaagaaaaaaaattacaaattaaagAGGCCCTCCTAACTCACTTAAGCAAGCCCTTAAGCACTTCTGAGGTCAAAATTCGCATACGACAGATTTAAATATCGTTTCCTTTCCATTTAAAAGTGTAATAAACTCTAAAATACGgcctaaaaagtaaaaaaatagcgtTAAAAATAGATCAACGTAGTAAgcataatgaataaataaaagttaaagtcGTATCAATGGGATGATGCCAATTTTTAAGcgttgctttttcttctctgccgAGGTCTTATCAATAGAACGGGGGCGACTCTATATTTAGAATTctgcacgaaaaaaagttttagtaCTATCCTACTACTACAAGTAATTAAAATGTATTACTACTATAACGTTATTATCAAAGTCTTTACTACTATACTgcgtttatttattaaaaaattatcattACTGGAATAGTATAGAATTATTTATATAGAATTCTGCCCGAAAAATATTATAGTACTACCGTGtattattatagtattattattaaagtCTTTACTATCATATtggtattatttattagaataattactattattagaaTATTATAGAATTATTTATATAGAATTCTGCTCGAAAAATGATATAGTATaaggagagagggtgattccatccatttcttcctaattgccgtaaaaaacggcccggaatatgcgacTTCGGGCGtcctggcgcgctattttccacaagaagttcgattggagcgcgccagctctgCGCACGCGCCGAATCTTTccggccgtttcttacgacaattaggaaaaaatg
The Necator americanus strain Aroian chromosome I, whole genome shotgun sequence genome window above contains:
- a CDS encoding hypothetical protein (NECATOR_CHRI.G3997.T2) is translated as MADDTYTCRVQYVDDSDPFASTSNAFLEPMRPVTFAFRIHVTIADQLPEVIRTLRAPHKPGDSALQLYKSLEKGGGEFLSYLDSDLTLVDQNDEFEEMKSDR